A portion of the Eubacterium maltosivorans genome contains these proteins:
- a CDS encoding SHIRT domain-containing protein yields the protein MGNSRKIPDGRKKNGDRAAGRIALLTVLILLAFLIAQTMSFSKAARAESPLNPQNTFQDTASPAASGTEVGIGGLMYRLDSGAHKAVLLGNISLEGVITIPEEVNYGGDTYSVTEIAGNAFSDNNAANQKITGFVFEGKKNLLETIGASAFYGRKNYTGALDVPHSVKTIGMEAYRGASFSSLTHKKVAGLQDGISFPSLAGARPELRDEAALREEGYESIVDSSEGNIALRKSAKWTDAHLTEAEILIEYGENEQMVSNLDFIFVMDYSTSMLTPAAATGISDGQPYSYPRSFYMEDLVRDTARAILGDTETKGSNRVGLVAFGGVNGGAHDMGSLLWTTGFTHSLQDIDSALTAHPLIDDNVTDYTAGMKGAAQLIEEREQQAGSEYKNRKTVIFFLSDGMPLPESANGAAEANQLKGMGVEILPIAMYTSQNRYLQALSSSGVVYEAADTAKFEEAVSQALLEAAENAVIANTGLVDVLSEHFVFQTGADTDALVSEGGGSAAVLSDQAVWNLSGCSTGAVHTLTLKVRLADGTEMDKSGVLPTNKSLGAAGGIVTDAQPELERYLVNYRFINGDDPQAQLPEEVMSLLPPTEGGCRDGASVSPQAVAEKQVAAENGEVWVFGGWDQDEVTIDKGNVLYTGKWTRPQLSFEFIKVDGSSGGTPLGGAGFTLYECRFKKDPGHTHTELATGDASGCWQEKLTDVSDADTGSVRFDSLDAGQYLLAETKAAEGYMLPHGQWLVTAEADGTFAIEGKGNSLPPAFALTSDDQGRTVYKLPNYKKGDVPLTGGFGAVLFTAAGIIVIGLAAAQLIMARRK from the coding sequence ATGGGGAATTCCCGAAAAATACCAGATGGACGGAAGAAGAATGGGGACAGAGCGGCTGGCCGTATCGCGCTCCTCACGGTTCTGATCCTGCTGGCCTTTCTGATTGCACAGACGATGTCCTTTTCCAAGGCAGCCCGCGCTGAAAGTCCTCTGAATCCCCAAAATACGTTTCAGGATACTGCATCTCCGGCTGCATCAGGCACAGAGGTTGGCATCGGCGGGCTGATGTACCGGCTGGACAGCGGCGCTCATAAGGCCGTTCTTCTTGGAAATATAAGCCTTGAAGGCGTTATAACCATTCCGGAGGAGGTGAATTACGGGGGAGACACCTACAGTGTCACCGAGATTGCCGGCAATGCTTTTTCAGATAATAACGCGGCCAATCAGAAAATCACAGGCTTTGTCTTTGAAGGTAAAAAGAATTTATTGGAAACCATCGGCGCTTCCGCTTTTTATGGGCGCAAGAACTATACAGGAGCGCTGGATGTGCCCCATTCCGTTAAAACCATTGGTATGGAGGCTTACCGGGGCGCCAGCTTTAGCAGCCTGACCCATAAAAAGGTTGCGGGCCTGCAGGATGGGATCAGTTTTCCGTCTCTCGCAGGCGCGCGCCCGGAGCTGAGGGACGAGGCGGCGTTGAGAGAGGAGGGCTATGAAAGCATCGTGGACAGCAGTGAGGGAAATATCGCGCTGCGGAAATCTGCAAAATGGACCGATGCGCACCTGACAGAGGCCGAGATTCTCATCGAATATGGTGAAAATGAGCAGATGGTCTCAAATCTTGACTTTATCTTTGTGATGGACTACAGCACTTCCATGCTCACGCCGGCAGCAGCCACAGGAATCAGCGACGGGCAGCCGTATTCCTACCCGAGATCTTTTTATATGGAAGACCTGGTGCGGGATACGGCAAGGGCGATTCTGGGAGATACAGAAACTAAGGGCAGCAACCGGGTCGGGCTGGTGGCCTTTGGCGGGGTGAACGGCGGGGCCCATGACATGGGTTCCCTTCTGTGGACCACGGGTTTTACCCATAGCCTTCAGGACATCGACAGTGCCCTGACAGCCCATCCTCTCATCGACGACAATGTCACAGATTACACCGCGGGAATGAAGGGGGCTGCCCAACTGATTGAGGAGAGAGAGCAGCAGGCCGGATCAGAGTATAAGAACAGAAAGACCGTTATATTCTTTTTGAGTGACGGAATGCCTCTGCCGGAAAGCGCCAATGGCGCTGCCGAGGCCAATCAGCTGAAGGGAATGGGTGTTGAGATTTTACCCATCGCCATGTACACATCCCAAAACAGATACCTGCAGGCACTGTCCAGCAGCGGCGTCGTCTACGAGGCCGCGGACACCGCCAAATTTGAGGAAGCAGTCAGTCAGGCCCTGTTAGAGGCCGCGGAAAATGCAGTTATCGCCAATACCGGGCTTGTGGACGTGCTCTCTGAGCATTTTGTTTTCCAGACAGGCGCCGATACCGACGCACTCGTGTCCGAAGGAGGCGGAAGTGCGGCCGTTTTATCAGACCAGGCGGTCTGGAATTTGAGCGGGTGCAGTACAGGCGCCGTACACACTCTGACGCTGAAGGTCAGGCTGGCTGACGGAACCGAGATGGATAAGTCAGGCGTACTGCCCACCAACAAAAGCCTGGGAGCAGCGGGTGGGATTGTAACAGATGCCCAGCCAGAGCTGGAGCGTTATCTGGTCAACTATCGCTTTATCAATGGCGACGACCCGCAGGCACAGCTTCCGGAGGAAGTCATGTCCCTGCTGCCGCCGACAGAAGGGGGCTGCCGGGATGGCGCGTCAGTGTCTCCCCAGGCAGTTGCCGAAAAACAGGTGGCCGCTGAAAACGGCGAAGTTTGGGTCTTTGGCGGCTGGGATCAGGATGAGGTGACGATTGATAAGGGAAATGTGCTGTATACAGGAAAGTGGACCCGGCCACAGCTCAGCTTTGAGTTTATCAAGGTGGATGGCAGCAGCGGCGGAACGCCGCTGGGCGGAGCAGGCTTTACACTTTATGAATGCAGATTTAAAAAGGATCCGGGCCACACGCACACAGAACTGGCCACAGGAGACGCCAGCGGCTGCTGGCAGGAAAAGCTGACGGACGTCAGCGATGCCGATACCGGGAGCGTCCGCTTCGACAGCCTTGACGCCGGGCAGTATTTGCTGGCGGAGACAAAGGCGGCCGAGGGCTATATGCTGCCCCACGGGCAGTGGCTGGTCACCGCGGAGGCAGACGGCACATTTGCGATTGAAGGAAAAGGAAACTCCCTGCCGCCGGCCTTTGCGCTCACATCTGATGATCAGGGGCGTACGGTCTACAAACTGCCAAACTATAAAAAAGGAGACGTCCCGCTCACAGGCGGCTTTGGCGCTGTATTGTTTACAGCGGCTGGAATTATCGTGATCGGCCTTGCCGCCGCGCAGCTGATCATGGCCCGAAGGAAATAG
- a CDS encoding SpaH/EbpB family LPXTG-anchored major pilin yields the protein MKKKFSSIVASIAIVTVMMASLFAPFANAAPMTGTLHILKYSMDDASQAGESTEGLQETGQLPANAVPLAGVIFEVSEMTPADGKAWDDSDLVFPKTGQEAIDAANAGLIKLAPLTTGANGTNRYQTNQNGQIDIPDLNGYYLVREVSSVQGVKTAVEPFVVSVPMIDPTDNTTWLEDVYVYPKNELSSVKKTVDGGLLSHGENPNTWKITTHVPNTIGQAAQNADAGKGYFHIVDQLHPNFVHESGSVKVTGDKSGELTRDYHYEVIEPSVDNNNTMTVKLKKEGMEQLANGDGAGQDSVLSVEFRSSMADDYDHNTSIHNNALVFYSFEGDPDNPDPPTEPTDKPFIFDGMVGFMKVAADEDEAVPAGSTNKKPLEGAYFQIATSEANALNGNYITRNGNVVREQSDASGVVRFKGLELTPEFDVSGNFTGFVQDSFWAVEVQAPDGYNLIDGPVKITIDASAFGNKIDDQGRPIPNTVELKDGKEFANVELTVVNTPSNSRLVLPKTGGMGTLMFTAGGIALIGVAVVLLVVYRKKTRQN from the coding sequence ATGAAAAAGAAGTTTAGTTCAATTGTAGCAAGCATAGCGATCGTAACAGTGATGATGGCGTCCTTATTTGCGCCGTTTGCAAACGCCGCGCCCATGACAGGGACGCTGCATATCTTAAAGTATTCCATGGACGATGCCAGCCAGGCTGGCGAGAGCACAGAGGGGCTTCAGGAAACCGGGCAGCTGCCGGCAAACGCCGTGCCGCTCGCCGGTGTTATCTTTGAGGTGTCCGAAATGACGCCAGCGGATGGTAAAGCCTGGGACGACAGCGACCTGGTCTTCCCGAAAACCGGGCAGGAGGCAATCGACGCCGCCAATGCGGGACTGATAAAGCTCGCTCCGCTGACCACCGGCGCGAACGGAACCAACCGGTATCAAACCAACCAGAACGGACAGATTGATATCCCAGACTTAAACGGCTACTATCTGGTGCGCGAGGTGTCGAGCGTCCAGGGTGTTAAGACAGCGGTTGAGCCCTTTGTGGTTTCTGTGCCCATGATCGACCCCACCGATAATACAACCTGGCTTGAGGATGTCTATGTATACCCGAAAAACGAATTGTCCAGTGTGAAGAAAACCGTCGACGGCGGCCTGCTCTCACACGGAGAGAACCCAAACACCTGGAAAATAACCACCCATGTGCCGAATACAATCGGCCAGGCAGCCCAGAACGCGGATGCGGGCAAAGGATATTTCCATATCGTCGACCAGTTACACCCCAACTTTGTGCATGAGAGCGGCTCTGTAAAGGTCACAGGCGATAAATCCGGCGAATTGACAAGAGATTATCACTATGAGGTGATCGAGCCCTCTGTCGATAACAATAATACCATGACGGTTAAGCTTAAAAAGGAAGGGATGGAACAGCTGGCCAACGGCGACGGCGCCGGTCAGGATTCCGTGCTGTCCGTCGAATTCAGATCCAGTATGGCGGACGATTACGACCATAACACGTCCATTCACAATAACGCGCTGGTCTTCTACTCCTTTGAGGGAGACCCGGATAACCCAGATCCGCCGACAGAACCGACGGATAAGCCCTTTATCTTCGACGGTATGGTTGGATTTATGAAAGTCGCGGCCGATGAGGATGAGGCGGTCCCGGCAGGAAGTACGAATAAAAAGCCGCTGGAAGGCGCGTATTTCCAGATCGCGACAAGCGAAGCCAACGCGCTGAATGGGAATTACATTACACGCAACGGCAATGTGGTCAGGGAACAGTCCGACGCCAGCGGGGTGGTCCGGTTTAAAGGCCTGGAGCTTACGCCAGAATTTGATGTGAGCGGCAACTTTACAGGCTTTGTGCAGGACAGCTTCTGGGCCGTCGAAGTCCAGGCGCCGGATGGCTACAATCTGATAGACGGGCCGGTCAAAATTACCATTGACGCGTCCGCCTTCGGAAATAAAATCGACGATCAGGGCAGGCCGATTCCAAACACTGTTGAGCTGAAAGATGGCAAGGAATTTGCCAATGTCGAGCTGACCGTAGTCAATACACCGAGTAACTCAAGATTAGTGCTGCCGAAGACAGGGGGAATGGGAACCCTGATGTTCACAGCCGGCGGGATTGCCTTGATTGGCGTGGCAGTAGTGCTGTTAGTCGTATACCGTAAAAAGACAAGACAGAATTAA
- a CDS encoding class C sortase — translation MTIGIALTFLVGIFLFSYPYLASYLAEVNGSYTVESYREAVEQTGSAQIEAAWQEAVKYNDSLSGSPVRDPFVAGSGMVMQDNYNEVLNLYDSMGYIQIPKIGVELPIYHGTSEAVLQKGSGHLEGSSLPIGGEGTHSVLTGHSGLVHARIFTDLSEMAVGDMFFIHVLDRAAAYEVDRIQVVEPSDTQNLKRTPGEDYCTLITCTPYGINSHRLLVRGTRVECVPQAETEDQAPPGLTSEQRLLLAAAAITSVVVLTAMAVAVRKAKKKK, via the coding sequence ATGACAATCGGAATTGCGCTGACCTTTTTGGTGGGTATCTTCCTGTTCAGCTACCCCTATCTGGCCAGCTATTTAGCTGAGGTCAACGGCTCCTACACTGTAGAAAGCTACAGAGAGGCTGTTGAACAGACCGGCAGCGCCCAGATAGAGGCGGCCTGGCAGGAAGCTGTAAAGTATAATGACAGTCTCTCCGGAAGCCCCGTGCGCGATCCCTTTGTGGCGGGGAGCGGTATGGTCATGCAGGATAATTACAATGAGGTGCTGAACCTCTATGACAGCATGGGATACATTCAAATACCTAAAATCGGGGTTGAACTGCCTATCTACCACGGAACATCAGAGGCAGTGCTGCAAAAGGGCAGCGGGCATCTGGAGGGCTCCTCGCTGCCCATCGGCGGGGAGGGCACACATTCAGTGCTGACAGGACATTCGGGGCTGGTACATGCCAGAATTTTTACCGACCTGTCCGAGATGGCAGTGGGAGATATGTTCTTCATACACGTGCTGGACCGGGCTGCCGCCTACGAGGTGGATCGGATACAGGTGGTCGAGCCCAGCGATACACAGAATTTAAAAAGGACGCCCGGCGAGGACTACTGTACACTGATCACCTGTACCCCCTATGGCATCAACAGCCACAGGCTCCTCGTAAGGGGAACCCGGGTTGAGTGTGTGCCGCAGGCAGAGACAGAAGACCAAGCGCCGCCCGGGCTGACCTCTGAACAGAGACTGCTGCTGGCGGCCGCGGCCATCACAAGCGTCGTTGTTCTTACCGCCATGGCTGTAGCAGTAAGAAAAGCTAAGAAAAAGAAATAA
- a CDS encoding sigma-54 interaction domain-containing protein, translated as MKTKKDTIEEALERESLPVKAIERIEDVCIHVVDNTGKIVCYSKGCEKIENMKHEDVIGKDTHTLYNYVENESMQDYVLKTGKKVQDVHVKYESPSGKLADVISSTYPVFSTDGQKNVEAAICIYRDISDYMHMAKTIDKLQNDLKNQQLKDNGTQFTFKDVVGSSVATLECVRQGKIAAQTNAPILLAGPTGTGKEVFAQSIHNDSSRAHNPFVAINCSAIPENLLESTLFGTVKGSFTGAVDAKGLLETAKGGTLFLDEINSMNMTLQSKLLRVLETKRYRKVGGNKELEMDVRVLSALNQDPLEAVDEGRLRSDLYYRLAVFSITLPSLTERRSDIMELVQSFLSSEAVAMGKSLYQVSDEAADMLLGHDWPGNIRELKHTVTHAIYMAQHQDTVLTADLLPSYIKKNHTEKKLHDKFLADRENDTDLKSTLNRIEKQILNEVLTNNDFNISKSAKELGISRQNLQYKLKVYQIKQNG; from the coding sequence TTGAAAACTAAGAAAGACACGATTGAAGAGGCATTGGAGCGAGAGAGTCTTCCCGTAAAGGCAATCGAACGCATCGAGGATGTCTGCATCCACGTCGTTGACAATACAGGCAAAATCGTCTGCTATTCCAAGGGCTGTGAAAAGATCGAGAACATGAAGCATGAGGATGTTATCGGGAAGGACACCCATACGCTCTATAACTATGTTGAAAACGAGTCCATGCAGGATTATGTGTTAAAAACTGGAAAAAAGGTTCAGGATGTTCATGTCAAATATGAGTCTCCCTCTGGCAAGCTGGCCGATGTGATCAGCAGCACCTATCCGGTATTTTCAACCGATGGCCAGAAAAATGTGGAGGCTGCCATCTGCATTTACCGGGATATCTCGGACTATATGCACATGGCAAAAACCATCGACAAGCTGCAGAACGACTTAAAAAACCAGCAGCTTAAAGACAACGGCACCCAATTTACCTTTAAGGACGTGGTCGGCTCCAGCGTGGCGACGCTGGAATGCGTGCGGCAGGGTAAAATCGCCGCCCAGACCAACGCCCCTATCCTGCTTGCTGGTCCCACCGGCACCGGTAAGGAAGTCTTCGCGCAAAGCATTCACAATGACAGCAGCCGTGCCCACAATCCTTTTGTGGCGATCAACTGCTCTGCCATTCCTGAGAATCTGCTGGAAAGCACCCTCTTCGGGACTGTCAAGGGCTCCTTTACCGGCGCGGTGGACGCTAAGGGCCTGCTGGAAACCGCCAAGGGCGGCACGCTGTTCTTGGATGAAATCAACTCCATGAACATGACCCTTCAGTCCAAGCTGCTGCGCGTACTGGAAACGAAACGCTACCGCAAGGTCGGCGGCAACAAGGAGCTGGAGATGGACGTCCGGGTGCTCAGCGCCCTGAACCAGGACCCGCTGGAGGCCGTGGATGAAGGGAGGCTTCGCTCTGACCTTTATTACCGCCTTGCTGTTTTTTCCATCACCCTCCCCAGCCTGACCGAACGGCGCTCCGATATTATGGAGCTGGTGCAGTCCTTTCTCTCCTCCGAGGCGGTGGCCATGGGCAAGAGCCTGTACCAGGTTTCCGACGAAGCTGCCGATATGCTTCTCGGCCACGACTGGCCCGGAAACATCCGCGAGCTCAAGCATACCGTCACCCACGCCATCTACATGGCCCAGCATCAGGACACTGTGCTGACCGCCGACCTGCTGCCGTCCTACATTAAGAAAAATCATACCGAAAAAAAGCTGCATGACAAATTTCTGGCCGACCGCGAGAATGATACCGACCTGAAGTCAACCCTCAACCGCATCGAAAAGCAGATTTTAAACGAAGTGCTGACAAACAATGACTTTAATATCAGCAAAAGCGCCAAGGAACTGGGCATTTCGAGGCAGAACCTGCAGTATAAGCTAAAAGTCTATCAGATCAAACAAAACGGCTGA
- a CDS encoding trimethylamine methyltransferase family protein — METTKRNIDFGVLNKEKIETIHEKSLELLADFGMRVAGDRTLDALKAYGCEVDGNMVKFPKAVVEKALNTIPKELTLYNRDGSPSMVINSKNNVYFGTHSDQLEYLDYKTNKARTFMKADTKTMCTLASALENISFVLSVGMSGDVDPAVQSQVTFIETVKNFDKTINFSTNDIESLQEIIDIAAVVAGGHKELAEKPFIFNYCEPIPPMTHPIESTEKLFISATNKIPVVYMPYCMMGGTAPITIAGALTQNNAEILAGVVITQAVNEGAPMIYGSMPTVFDMKTTVGSYGAPEFHLSVAAASELADYYQLPFFGTAGCSDAKTVDPQSVSEIQMELFSTILSKANIVHDIGVLDHCNSVAPAMVVLANEMINQLSAYSKGVEVNDETLAMDVIKQVGHGGHYLNEMHTLSNFRSVWYPEFYDRKMVNPDESEIMSQVTEKIDNILATHEVPALEPDVLKQIEEIEKKYI, encoded by the coding sequence ATGGAAACCACAAAAAGAAATATTGACTTTGGCGTTTTAAATAAAGAAAAGATTGAGACCATCCATGAAAAGAGCCTGGAGCTTCTCGCAGATTTCGGTATGCGCGTCGCTGGCGACCGCACCCTGGATGCCTTAAAAGCATACGGCTGTGAAGTAGACGGCAATATGGTTAAATTCCCAAAAGCAGTGGTTGAAAAAGCACTGAACACCATTCCTAAAGAATTAACCTTATACAACCGCGACGGAAGCCCGAGCATGGTCATCAACAGCAAGAACAACGTTTATTTCGGTACACACTCTGACCAGCTTGAATACCTGGACTACAAGACCAACAAAGCCCGCACTTTCATGAAGGCTGATACCAAAACCATGTGTACGCTTGCCAGCGCGCTGGAAAACATCAGCTTTGTCCTGTCTGTTGGGATGAGCGGCGACGTTGACCCGGCGGTTCAGTCCCAGGTCACTTTCATCGAAACCGTTAAAAACTTTGACAAAACCATCAACTTCTCAACCAATGACATCGAATCCTTACAGGAAATCATTGATATCGCAGCTGTTGTCGCTGGCGGTCACAAGGAACTGGCTGAAAAACCATTTATCTTCAACTATTGTGAACCCATCCCACCCATGACCCACCCCATCGAAAGTACTGAAAAACTCTTTATCAGCGCAACCAACAAGATTCCGGTTGTCTACATGCCTTACTGCATGATGGGCGGTACTGCCCCCATCACCATCGCTGGCGCCCTGACACAGAACAATGCTGAAATCCTTGCTGGCGTTGTCATCACACAGGCTGTCAACGAAGGCGCACCGATGATTTACGGCTCCATGCCCACAGTCTTTGACATGAAAACCACGGTCGGCTCCTATGGGGCTCCGGAATTCCACCTGTCCGTCGCTGCTGCCTCCGAACTGGCAGACTACTATCAGCTGCCCTTCTTCGGCACTGCCGGCTGCTCTGACGCTAAAACCGTTGACCCACAGTCTGTCTCTGAAATCCAGATGGAACTCTTCTCTACCATCCTGAGCAAAGCCAATATCGTTCACGATATCGGTGTTCTGGATCACTGCAACAGCGTCGCGCCCGCAATGGTGGTTCTGGCCAATGAAATGATCAATCAGCTCAGCGCTTACTCGAAGGGGGTTGAAGTCAACGATGAAACACTGGCCATGGACGTCATCAAACAGGTCGGCCACGGCGGACATTACCTCAACGAAATGCACACCCTCTCAAATTTCAGAAGCGTATGGTATCCTGAATTCTATGACCGCAAGATGGTTAACCCCGATGAATCTGAAATCATGAGTCAGGTTACTGAAAAAATCGACAACATTCTGGCAACACATGAAGTACCCGCTCTGGAACCAGATGTCTTAAAACAGATCGAAGAAATCGAAAAGAAATACATCTAA
- a CDS encoding trimethylamine methyltransferase family protein, translated as MKSYEKYISKDDVQKIHETSLKVLAEVGVIFEHPEIIELFKRHGARVDGNTVYMDEKLVTDALSTAPASFTVENSKGSHTFGGGARVLMPAVGSIYRLESGKIHKMTNDETVDLFKISDTSDVIDCNYFNVFLEDKQLSMEERIYSPVAMVLKYSHKTGLHLMPNTFPIQGDIREPFKKGLELINRFEGRADVYNNIVHVNSLSPLCFDHDPLVKFLVGAEMNQPLWFSPCAMPVLTGPPSVAGLLAMSNAEVVAGMVMAQLARPGIPVVYGQTSASTNLREIQLSIGAPETALISYATAGLADFYNVPFRTGGGLSDAKDFDAQTGYESDMMIRSTLDAGPDLVLHSCGILGSFNITSFEKFLMDEDVYRMNRRLLSGIEVNEDTLCFDTIKKVGPRGNYLQGRTPKMFRKEFFTPKYFNKEDPNQWQQNGNKPVVDTLTQAVNERLESYCPPEITKEQEDMLNPYIPEKYRDHI; from the coding sequence ATGAAATCTTATGAAAAATATATTTCAAAAGATGATGTTCAGAAAATTCACGAGACTTCGTTAAAAGTACTGGCTGAAGTTGGTGTGATCTTTGAACATCCGGAAATTATTGAACTGTTTAAACGTCACGGCGCCCGTGTGGACGGCAACACCGTTTATATGGATGAAAAGCTGGTGACGGACGCCCTGTCCACCGCACCTGCATCCTTTACTGTTGAGAATTCCAAGGGCAGCCACACCTTTGGCGGCGGCGCGCGCGTGCTCATGCCGGCTGTGGGCAGCATCTACCGCCTGGAATCTGGTAAAATCCACAAGATGACCAACGATGAAACCGTTGATCTCTTTAAAATTTCCGATACCAGTGATGTCATTGACTGTAACTACTTCAATGTTTTCCTGGAAGATAAGCAGCTGTCCATGGAAGAACGGATCTACAGTCCCGTTGCCATGGTTTTAAAATATTCCCATAAAACCGGGCTTCACCTGATGCCGAACACTTTCCCAATCCAGGGCGATATCCGCGAGCCTTTCAAAAAAGGGCTTGAACTGATCAACCGCTTTGAAGGCCGCGCGGATGTTTACAATAATATCGTGCATGTCAATTCTTTGTCCCCCCTTTGTTTTGACCACGATCCACTTGTAAAATTCCTGGTTGGGGCTGAAATGAACCAGCCGCTGTGGTTCTCGCCGTGCGCGATGCCAGTGCTCACCGGACCACCGTCTGTGGCCGGACTTCTGGCAATGTCCAACGCTGAAGTCGTTGCTGGCATGGTCATGGCACAGCTGGCCCGCCCTGGCATTCCTGTGGTCTATGGACAGACCTCTGCCTCCACCAACTTAAGAGAAATCCAGCTCTCCATCGGCGCGCCGGAAACCGCTCTGATTTCCTACGCGACTGCTGGCTTGGCGGATTTCTACAATGTACCTTTCCGTACTGGCGGCGGCCTGAGTGACGCCAAGGATTTCGACGCCCAGACTGGCTACGAATCCGACATGATGATCCGTTCTACCTTAGATGCTGGCCCTGACCTGGTGCTGCATTCCTGCGGTATTCTCGGCAGCTTCAACATCACCAGCTTTGAAAAATTCTTAATGGACGAAGATGTCTACCGTATGAACAGACGTCTGCTTTCTGGCATTGAAGTCAATGAGGACACACTCTGCTTCGACACCATTAAAAAGGTTGGTCCAAGGGGCAACTACCTCCAGGGCCGTACACCAAAGATGTTCCGCAAAGAATTTTTCACACCAAAATACTTCAATAAAGAAGACCCGAACCAGTGGCAGCAGAATGGCAACAAGCCGGTTGTCGACACGCTTACACAGGCGGTTAACGAACGTCTTGAATCCTACTGCCCACCGGAAATTACCAAGGAACAGGAAGATATGCTTAACCCGTATATCCCTGAAAAATACAGAGATCACATCTAA
- a CDS encoding aspartate/glutamate racemase family protein, whose product MQRDLAINYMTTRKNHTCYGMGIGIMVLDDAYPGFPGDVRNASAWGFPIQYEIAKGVDNYTLVWEQDKTPCREPIVQAAKNLERMGCRAVAAECGYFAYFQQDVAAAVDIPVFMSSLLQVPFIQQLIGPKNAVGIICAQKRFLTDTHLEKVGIDLNSNFHIAGAQDEYGCPQFDTLWDHEKRPAVPESYYDESEKDMIRIAKEFIAKHPDIKAIMLECTGMQPFARAIQREVDLPVFSWGTLLDYAWSCVAHRDYYGHI is encoded by the coding sequence ATGCAAAGAGATTTAGCCATCAATTACATGACGACACGGAAAAATCATACCTGCTATGGTATGGGGATTGGTATTATGGTACTGGACGACGCTTATCCAGGATTCCCGGGGGATGTCCGCAACGCAAGCGCCTGGGGTTTCCCCATTCAGTATGAGATTGCCAAGGGTGTTGACAACTACACACTCGTATGGGAACAGGATAAGACCCCCTGCCGCGAACCGATTGTGCAGGCTGCCAAGAACCTGGAAAGAATGGGCTGCCGCGCTGTCGCCGCTGAATGCGGATACTTCGCATATTTCCAGCAGGATGTCGCTGCTGCGGTTGACATTCCGGTCTTTATGTCCAGCCTGCTTCAGGTGCCGTTTATCCAGCAGCTGATCGGGCCGAAAAACGCGGTTGGCATCATCTGTGCCCAGAAGCGTTTCTTAACCGATACCCACCTCGAAAAGGTCGGCATTGACTTGAACAGTAATTTCCACATCGCTGGCGCTCAGGACGAATATGGCTGTCCTCAGTTCGATACCCTCTGGGATCACGAAAAACGCCCGGCTGTTCCGGAAAGCTACTATGATGAATCCGAAAAGGACATGATCCGCATTGCCAAGGAATTCATCGCAAAACACCCGGATATTAAGGCCATTATGTTAGAATGCACGGGTATGCAGCCATTCGCAAGAGCGATCCAGCGCGAAGTAGACCTGCCGGTATTCTCCTGGGGTACGCTGCTTGACTATGCATGGTCCTGCGTTGCCCACCGCGATTACTACGGACATATTTAA